Genomic DNA from Paracoccus aminophilus JCM 7686:
AGTAACAGTGCGCGATCATCGTTCGCCGCATCAATGCTGTCTATGTGCGTGGCATAATGGGCATTTCCTAGAAATCACCATACGCTCAAGACTGTACCACATTCCAGCAGCGCGAGTTGCTGCGCCGGCCTTTCAAGACGCCAGCGCAGTAGGGGATCGCGCTATTCGCTCGTGGCTTCGCTCAATTCGCTATCCGCGCGCCAGATCCGGTATTTCACAACAAGATCTTCGGGCGCATAGATTACCAGAGGCAATTTGCTGTTATATCGCCGCAGGGATTCGGCGCCGATATTAGCGGTGACGAAACGCTCGGTCTTGGCATTGTCCGGGCAGGCCATCAGCGTCGTGGCCGGAGGTGATACTTTCCCGATTGTGAGGTAATCATAGCCCCAGCCGTCAACGGTTTTCGTTTCCGCTTTGGCCGCGATCATCACGCGGTTGCAATCGACTTCAAGCATCTTGCCGGGAAGGATCTCGACGCGGAGATCCTCTTCGTTCTGCTTTGCGGGGAGCGTGATGACATGGCGGACCATCCCCGCTTCGGCGGCGGGAAATGCCTTCAGATCGGTGGCCGCGCTTTGGGCGAATGCTGGTGCGGACAGGGCCAGAAGGCTGGCGGCGGCGATCCCTATGGGTGCGATGGACATGCGCTTTTCTCCTACAGGTTCCATTGGGACGACCATGTCAGGCCCGGGTTATAATGACAATGCAGCGTGCTGTCCTAGGCGGACTTACCCAAGGAGACGCAGGTAACAGATTCCCGTCCCAAAATTTCGGTGGTTCCACATGGCGTGCCGCTGCCTCAAGTCAAGCGGCGCGCCCAGTGCCGTGCCTGAT
This window encodes:
- the eco gene encoding serine protease inhibitor ecotin codes for the protein MSIAPIGIAAASLLALSAPAFAQSAATDLKAFPAAEAGMVRHVITLPAKQNEEDLRVEILPGKMLEVDCNRVMIAAKAETKTVDGWGYDYLTIGKVSPPATTLMACPDNAKTERFVTANIGAESLRRYNSKLPLVIYAPEDLVVKYRIWRADSELSEATSE